Genomic segment of Streptomyces alboniger:
GGATTCACCGACCCCGACCTGTGTCTGACCCGGGACGGCGGTGAGCTGCGCACCGCCCCTTGCACCGGCGCTCTCCGGCAGCGGTGGCGCCTCGCGGACGGCGTGCTGCGGACCGAGCGGACGGGTGAGGGCCGACGCTGCGTCCGGGCCGAGGGCCGGGCCGTCGTCCTCGCGCCCTGCTCCGCCGCACCGGCCTGGTGGACGGTCACGCGGCGAGGACAGCTGCGTACCGCGGGCGGCTGCCTGACGCAGGACGATCCGCTGCGGCCGCGGCCCCGGCTGCGGATGGCCGCCTGCACCGCAAAAGATCCGGGGCAACGCTGGTTCACGCAATTCTCTTGATGTCCGGCGCCGTGAAGTCCTGGTAGGTCAACGCGGCTACCGCCCGTTCACCGTACGGGGTAGCCATCGCGCCCCGAGGCGTGTGCTCACCGGGAAATCCCGCACGGCGTGGAAAAGTGGCCTTCCCTGACGAATTGCCGATCCGGACAAGGCACAATGAAAATTACCTTTCTGCTACAGAACGCATATGGAATCGGTGGCACCGTCCGCGCCACTTTCAATTCCGCCGGTGCCCTCGCCGAGCGCCATGACGTTGAAATTGTCAGCGTCTGGCGGACGCACGACAGGCCCACCCTGCCGCTCAGCAGAAAGGTCCGGCTGCGCCCCCTGATCGACAAGCGCCCGCACGCGCCGCGAGGCGACCTCGACCACAAGCTGCTGGGCGAGCCGACCGCGCTGGTGCCGCGCGTCGAGGCGGCAGGCGCCGGTTTCGACGCGCTCACCGATCAGCGGGTGGCCCGGTTCCTCGGCCGTACGGACGCCGACGTGGTGGTGGCCACCAGGCCGGGCCTGGTGGTCTACCTGGCCGAGTTCGGCCGCGGCCACTATCTGCGGATCGGCCAGGAGCACCGGGTCTACGGCACCCACGAGCCCGGCATCCGCGCCGCCCAGGACGCGGCCATCGCCTCCCTGGACGCGCACACCACCGTCACGGAGGCGGACGCCGTCGTGCACCGCCGAGAGCTCGCGTCGACGGGCACCCCGATCGTGTCCGTCCCCAACGCCTCGCCGCTGCCCGGCGTCGGCCCGTCGGACGGCGCGGCCCCGCTGGTCATCGCCGGTGGGCGGCTCATCCCGGTGAAGCGGTACGGCCTCCTCGTGGACGCGTTCGCCACCGTGGCCGCCGCGCACCCGGGGTGGAAGCTGCGGATCTACGGACGTGGCCCCAAGCACGCCGCGCTGCGGGCCCGCATCGACGAACTCGGCCTGAGCGACCACGTGTTCCTGATGGGCGCCACCCCCTCCCTCGCCACCGAATGGGCCAAGGGGGCGATCGCCGCCGTCACCTCCCGCGAGGAGTCGTTCGGCATGACCATCGTGGAGGCCATGCAGTGCGGCACCCCCGTGGTCGCCACCGACTGCCCCCACGGGCCCGCCGAGATCATCCGGGACGGCGAGGACGGGCTGCTCGTACGCTCGGGCGACAGCGCCGCCGTCGCCCGGGGCCTCATCAGGCTCATCGAGGACACGGACCTGCGCCGCTCCATGGGCGCCGCCGCCCGCCGCAACGCCGAGCGGTACGCCCCGGAGCACATCGCCCGGCGCTATGAGGAGCTGATCGCCGACCTGCGCGCCTCCTCCCCGCCCGCCCCGGTCCCGCTCGGCCTGCGGATGGCGGCCGGTGCGCGTCGCGCCGGGGCCGCGACCCGCCGAGCGCTGGGCCGGACCGTGCGTACGGCCGGACGCGGGCGCTCGGCGAGCCTCGGGGCGCTGCGTCCTAAGGCAGCCTGCTCGGTGGACGCCGCGGGTGATCTCGTCGTACGCCTCGACCGCGCCGGCCTGCCGGGCGGCGCGTTCACGCTGACCGCGACCCGGCGGGGCTCCGCGGGCCGGGGCGAGGATCTGCTCGCGGTTCCCCTGCGCCCGCCCGAGAGCGACGAGGCGCCCTGGACGGCCGTGCTGGAACGCCGCGCGCACCGGCTCGCCGAGGGCCGCTGGGACTTCCACGTCGTGCGGACGGACGACGGCGTACGGCGCCGGGTCGCGTCGTCGACCGTCGAGCAACGCGACCTGCTGGGCCTGAAAGCCCTGCCGGGAGCGCCCTTTCGCTGGTGGATTCCCTATACGACCGTCAAGAACAACCTGTCCCTGCGGACGTGGCGCCGCCCCGCGCACGCCGAAGCCCACACGCTGGCCACCGGCCCGGCGTCGTGCTCGGTGGAAGGCACGCTGTACGGCGCGGAGTTCGCCGAGGGGCAGCGGCCCCGCCTGCTCGCCGTGCCGCGCCGCGATCCGTCCGCCGCCTTCGAGGCCGACGTGACGACCAGTGGAGCGGACCGTTTCCGCTTCCGCCTGCCGTACGCCCGGGTGCTGGACGCCGGTGACGGGGAACCGGAGACCTGGGATCTGGCGCTGCGGCTGTCTCCCGGGGGTGAGCCGGTCCGGGTGGGGCGCGTCATCGGCGACGTCGTCGACCGCAAGCGGACCGATGTGTATCCGGCCGCCCAGGCGCCCGGCGGCCGGGCCGGTGCCACCGCCTCCGTGCGCCCCTTCTTCACCGCGGAGAACGACCTGGCGCTGGCGTTCAGGACGTCGGACGCCGCCGCGGACGGCGCCTACGCGGGCCGCAGCCCCGGGTCGCCGGACTCCGTCACGAAGGACGCCGCGGTCCTGATGGGGGCACCCGGCGTGGTGACCGCCGACACCGTCTTGAAGTCGGCCCGCGCCTCCTCGCGGCCGAGCCCGACCGTCACGTAGCCGCGCCGCCCGTTGTAGAACTTCAGGTGCGGGTTGGCCTTGGTGTACGTCTCCCAGTTGGCCGGCTTGTCCGCGCCGTCCTTGCCGCTCGCGATGGACGTCGCGACGATCTCCGTGCCCACGGTCTTGGAGGAGGGGTCGTCGAAGTCGGCCTTGATGTCGAAGGCGTAGCCGACGTGGACGTCGCCGGTGAGGACCATGAGGTTGTCGAGGCCCGCCGCCCTCGCGCCCGCGAGGACCCGCTTGCGGGAGGCGCGGTAGCCGTCCCAGGCGTCCATGGAGAGCTTGGCCCGCGCGGTGAGGTCCAGCTTGCGCTGGGAGAAGGTGACCTGCTGCGGGACCACGTTCCACAGGGCGCGCGAGCGGCGCCAGCCGTCGAGGAGCCAGCGCTCCTGGGTGGCGCCGGTGATGGTGCGCGCCGGGTCGTCCGTCTCGGGGCCGGGGGCGTGCGCCTTGTCGCCGTACGCCTGGTCGGAGCGGTACTGCCGGGTGTCGAGGATGTCGAACTGGGCGAGGCGGCCCCAGATGAGGCGCCGGTAGAGCTGTGCGTCGGGGCCCTTCGGCAGCTGCGGGCGGCGCAGCGGCAGGTTCTCCCAGTACGCGCGGTAGGCGGCGGCGCGGCGCAGCAGGAACTCCGCGGGCGGGTTGCCGTTCTCGTCGATGTCGTCGGCGTAGTTGTTCTCGGTCTCGTGGTCGTCCCAGGTGACGACGAAGGGGTGCGCGGCGTGGGCGGCGCGCAGGTCGGGGTCGGACTTGTAGAGGGCGTAGCGCAG
This window contains:
- a CDS encoding alkaline phosphatase D family protein translates to MTPAGQQYAPELRAAAQHLARRRFLTTTGAAAALAFATNLPTAGVAGAAELDARRIKDDPFTLGVASGDPLPSSVLLWTRLAPAPYEPGGGLPKERVTVHWELAHDTRFRRIARRGVTTAHPEFNHTVHVEVDHLEAGRRYYFRFRAGQWTSGTGRTRTAPAPGSRPGSLTLAAVSCQAYHDGYFTAYKHLAQDDVDVVFHLGDYLYEYAVDSAGGARKYTDRTLPAHYNKETQTLEDYRLRYALYKSDPDLRAAHAAHPFVVTWDDHETENNYADDIDENGNPPAEFLLRRAAAYRAYWENLPLRRPQLPKGPDAQLYRRLIWGRLAQFDILDTRQYRSDQAYGDKAHAPGPETDDPARTITGATQERWLLDGWRRSRALWNVVPQQVTFSQRKLDLTARAKLSMDAWDGYRASRKRVLAGARAAGLDNLMVLTGDVHVGYAFDIKADFDDPSSKTVGTEIVATSIASGKDGADKPANWETYTKANPHLKFYNGRRGYVTVGLGREEARADFKTVSAVTTPGAPIRTAASFVTESGDPGLRPA